A single window of Chitinophaga sp. XS-30 DNA harbors:
- a CDS encoding glycoside hydrolase family 97 protein, with translation MFLFQKFSFLILLVTSLSVYAQKKVQLKSPDGNIIFSLTLSPEAPVYTVSFKGKKIVADSELGLNFKETGRFGGALSISKSTIKHVDESYDLVIGKTKTVRNRYQEAIISLTESKGIQRRINLAVRVFNDGLAFRYEFPEQRSWSSYILTDESSTFNVTGNPLVHALLRDNYNTSHEGFYQQQRLDDITPDTLMDMPALLEFPDHVYMAITEANLRDYAGMYLIKHNGVLKSQLSPHQGQTEIKVKAVLPHRSPWRVMMISDRMETLMESNILVNLNDPVKIKDLSWLKPGKTSFHWWNGDVTPDTTFAPGINFETNKYYIDFCARNHIEYHSVIGYGGFAWYKSDATGYATVGPNTDVTKTVPSLDMQRVCDYAREKGVGIHVWVNWKAIYPKLEESFAQFEKWGIKGMMVDFLDRDDQEMVNIQEEILKKAAEHKLFIQFHGAFKPTGLHRTYPNEFTREGALNYEVNKWSKEGLSPDHDIDIPFTRLLAGATDYHLGGFRAVPPSRFKAQYTRPLMIGTRCHMLAMYVVLESYLAMVADYPKAYEGQPGFDFLQKVPVSWDETRVLKAEIGQYVTTARRKGNDWYLGTINNTTSRTLEIPLDFLPEGNYTAEIYTDAPDTASNPNALTKETKIVDRSHTITVRLAPGGGQVMRLMKQ, from the coding sequence ATGTTCTTATTCCAAAAATTCAGTTTCCTGATATTACTCGTCACTTCACTTTCTGTTTATGCCCAGAAAAAAGTTCAGTTGAAGTCCCCCGATGGCAATATCATTTTTTCTTTAACCCTCAGCCCGGAAGCCCCGGTGTACACCGTCTCCTTTAAAGGAAAAAAAATTGTGGCCGACTCAGAACTGGGGCTGAACTTCAAAGAAACAGGGAGATTTGGCGGAGCCCTCAGCATCTCCAAAAGCACAATCAAGCATGTAGATGAAAGCTATGACCTGGTTATCGGTAAAACAAAAACAGTACGAAACCGGTATCAGGAAGCGATCATCTCCCTGACAGAAAGTAAAGGCATACAGCGCCGGATTAACCTGGCAGTAAGGGTATTCAACGACGGGCTGGCATTCCGTTATGAATTTCCGGAACAGCGATCATGGTCTTCTTACATCCTTACCGATGAGAGCAGCACCTTTAATGTAACCGGCAACCCGTTGGTCCACGCCCTTTTACGGGATAATTATAACACCTCGCACGAGGGATTCTATCAGCAACAACGGCTTGATGACATCACACCTGATACCCTGATGGATATGCCTGCACTGCTGGAATTCCCTGATCATGTTTATATGGCCATAACAGAAGCCAATCTAAGGGACTATGCAGGCATGTACCTGATCAAACATAACGGTGTGCTTAAAAGCCAGCTTTCCCCACATCAGGGTCAGACTGAAATAAAAGTGAAGGCGGTACTGCCCCACCGCAGTCCCTGGAGGGTCATGATGATCAGCGACAGGATGGAAACACTGATGGAATCCAATATTCTGGTCAACCTGAATGACCCTGTAAAGATTAAAGACCTGTCATGGCTAAAACCGGGAAAGACCTCTTTTCACTGGTGGAACGGAGACGTTACCCCGGACACTACTTTCGCACCGGGTATTAACTTTGAGACCAATAAGTACTATATTGATTTCTGTGCGCGAAATCACATCGAATACCATTCTGTAATTGGTTATGGCGGTTTTGCCTGGTATAAAAGCGATGCCACGGGCTATGCTACAGTTGGCCCTAATACCGATGTCACCAAAACAGTGCCCAGCCTGGACATGCAGCGGGTCTGTGACTATGCCAGGGAGAAAGGGGTTGGCATACACGTATGGGTGAACTGGAAAGCAATTTATCCCAAGCTGGAAGAATCCTTTGCCCAATTTGAAAAATGGGGGATCAAAGGAATGATGGTGGATTTTCTGGACCGCGATGATCAGGAAATGGTCAACATCCAGGAAGAGATCCTGAAAAAAGCAGCCGAGCATAAATTGTTCATCCAGTTTCATGGCGCATTTAAACCGACAGGGTTACACCGGACTTACCCGAATGAATTTACCAGGGAAGGCGCCCTGAATTATGAAGTCAATAAATGGAGCAAAGAAGGACTTAGTCCGGACCACGACATTGACATTCCCTTCACCCGCCTGCTCGCGGGAGCTACAGATTATCATCTGGGAGGTTTCAGGGCTGTTCCTCCATCCAGATTTAAAGCTCAGTACACCAGACCGCTGATGATCGGGACACGCTGTCATATGCTGGCCATGTATGTAGTACTGGAAAGCTATTTAGCCATGGTTGCAGATTACCCTAAAGCCTATGAAGGTCAACCAGGCTTTGACTTCCTTCAAAAAGTCCCTGTCAGTTGGGATGAAACACGTGTACTCAAAGCTGAAATCGGGCAATATGTAACCACTGCCCGCCGAAAGGGAAATGACTGGTACCTGGGTACCATTAACAATACTACATCCAGAACACTGGAAATTCCGCTGGATTTTTTACCTGAAGGAAATTATACGGCGGAAATTTACACCGACGCTCCCGACACGGCAAGTAACCCGAACGCGTTGACAAAGGAAACCAAAATAGTAGACAGATCCCATACCATCACCGTTAGGCTGGCGCCTGGCGGAGGGCAGGTGATGCGTTTAATGAAGCAATAA
- a CDS encoding family 43 glycosylhydrolase, which produces MKIKTLRTLTALSLLLAMACQKETQKENAGEELLQLDDSRISAAPPLGTLIDGAIYRIRGITSAAPAGPVVEVTGNSSAEGQKIQQWLWFPNNGQKWKLVKIDASYYKLVNMTSNKCLASPSATSGDILEQRTDDGSDAQAWAIAYSGSNNVFSLTNKATGMKMVLDPQSTGLGAKIRQKSTITGNQDQFNFHNVNFQNPLINASRPDPYVTQKDGYYYFMYTRGNKIGLRKTTSMSLLSTAPESVIWTPPTGTAYSSNIWAPELHFLSGKWYIYFAANDGTGDSHRMYVLENANADPMTGTWTFKGKIYDSSDQWAIDGSVLTIGSTNYFIWSGWESTASRYKQYLYLATMSNPWTISGPRIKISSPTNTWEKHEPNSIGAGVNEGPIMLQRDASSPLFIIYSASRYTSDNYCLAQIQLKSGGDPAVVADWINKKQVFVRNDANSVYGPGHNSFFTSSYTDPNGVAKKEHWFVYHARSVAATTNGQRAPRMQKLSWNSDGSPNFGVATATGVDMPIPVGE; this is translated from the coding sequence ATGAAAATCAAAACCCTCAGAACCCTCACAGCCCTATCATTGCTATTGGCAATGGCTTGTCAGAAAGAAACACAAAAAGAAAATGCCGGCGAGGAATTGCTGCAACTGGATGACTCCAGGATCAGCGCAGCACCGCCGCTCGGAACATTGATCGATGGCGCTATTTACCGCATAAGGGGAATTACCTCCGCTGCGCCGGCCGGCCCCGTGGTGGAAGTTACCGGCAATTCCTCCGCGGAAGGTCAAAAAATTCAGCAGTGGCTATGGTTTCCGAACAACGGTCAGAAATGGAAACTGGTGAAAATTGATGCATCTTATTACAAGCTGGTGAATATGACCAGTAACAAATGCCTCGCGTCCCCTTCTGCTACCTCCGGAGATATCCTGGAGCAGCGAACAGACGATGGAAGCGATGCGCAAGCCTGGGCGATAGCATATTCGGGAAGCAATAACGTATTTTCGCTGACCAATAAAGCTACCGGCATGAAAATGGTGCTGGACCCGCAAAGCACCGGCCTTGGCGCCAAGATCAGGCAAAAATCCACGATCACCGGCAACCAGGACCAGTTCAATTTCCACAATGTCAATTTCCAGAATCCGCTGATCAACGCCAGCAGACCGGACCCCTATGTTACCCAAAAGGACGGTTACTATTATTTCATGTACACCAGGGGTAATAAGATTGGATTGAGAAAGACTACTTCCATGTCCTTACTATCCACCGCACCGGAATCTGTTATCTGGACCCCGCCCACAGGTACGGCATATTCTTCCAATATCTGGGCGCCGGAACTGCATTTCCTGTCCGGGAAGTGGTACATCTATTTTGCGGCCAATGATGGTACGGGTGATTCGCACCGGATGTACGTGCTGGAAAATGCCAATGCGGACCCGATGACCGGCACCTGGACATTCAAAGGGAAGATCTACGATTCCAGTGATCAGTGGGCGATAGACGGCTCTGTTCTCACGATAGGGTCTACGAATTATTTCATCTGGTCCGGCTGGGAAAGTACGGCCAGCAGGTACAAACAATACCTGTATCTTGCCACGATGTCCAACCCATGGACCATCAGCGGCCCGAGGATCAAAATATCCTCACCTACCAATACCTGGGAGAAACATGAGCCGAATTCGATTGGAGCCGGTGTCAATGAAGGGCCCATCATGCTGCAAAGAGATGCCAGCAGCCCTTTATTTATCATCTATTCCGCCAGCCGGTACACCAGCGACAACTATTGCCTTGCCCAGATACAACTTAAAAGCGGCGGTGATCCTGCGGTAGTTGCCGATTGGATCAATAAAAAGCAGGTCTTCGTGAGAAATGATGCCAACAGTGTTTACGGGCCAGGGCATAACAGCTTCTTCACCAGCAGTTATACGGACCCCAATGGCGTGGCGAAAAAGGAACACTGGTTTGTCTATCATGCCCGCAGTGTGGCGGCCACTACCAATGGTCAGAGGGCCCCGAGGATGCAGAAGCTCAGCTGGAACAGTGATGGTTCTCCGAACTTTGGCGTTGCCACAGCAACCGGCGTGGATATGCCGATCCCGGTAGGGGAGTGA
- a CDS encoding SDR family NAD(P)-dependent oxidoreductase, translating into MKTATAKIVLVTGGSRGIGKSIALNAAQRGIDVILTYNSNSDQGKAVADTINRSGGKAIALQLDTSKTSSFNDFSDQIAQVLKQEWNREDFDYLVNNAGISQRTLIKDTTEEQFDELVDVNFKGVFFLTQKLIPLIVDGGQVINISSGLARFAFPGVAVYGALKSAIEGLTRYFAKEYAGRKIRVNSVAPGAIDTEFGGGKGDGSHREQIAGMTALGRLGVADDVGMFVASLLSEDSRFVNAQRIEISGGMFI; encoded by the coding sequence ATGAAAACAGCAACAGCAAAAATCGTTCTTGTAACCGGCGGGAGCCGGGGAATAGGAAAAAGTATTGCTTTAAACGCCGCTCAACGGGGCATTGACGTCATCCTCACTTACAACAGCAACTCCGATCAGGGGAAGGCTGTTGCGGATACCATCAACCGCAGTGGAGGAAAAGCAATAGCCTTGCAACTAGACACATCCAAAACCAGCTCCTTTAACGACTTTTCCGACCAGATCGCGCAGGTGCTAAAGCAGGAATGGAATCGGGAGGATTTCGATTATCTCGTCAACAATGCAGGGATATCCCAGCGAACGCTCATCAAAGACACAACCGAAGAACAGTTCGACGAACTTGTGGATGTAAATTTTAAAGGTGTGTTTTTCCTTACGCAAAAACTGATTCCGTTGATCGTTGATGGTGGTCAGGTTATTAATATTTCTTCCGGACTTGCCCGCTTTGCCTTTCCCGGCGTTGCCGTGTACGGCGCTCTTAAGTCCGCAATAGAAGGCTTGACACGGTATTTTGCCAAAGAATATGCAGGACGGAAGATCCGTGTAAATAGTGTTGCACCAGGGGCAATCGACACTGAATTTGGCGGTGGAAAAGGTGACGGTAGCCATCGTGAGCAAATTGCCGGCATGACTGCGCTCGGACGTCTTGGAGTTGCGGACGATGTGGGGATGTTTGTTGCATCACTGCTATCCGAAGACAGCCGCTTTGTAAATGCCCAACGCATTGAGATATCGGGCGGAATGTTCATCTAG
- a CDS encoding short chain dehydrogenase, which produces MKRTIVVTGASGTIGAELSKTLEKAGHKVIRVSRSSGDYKADISDIASLETLFKSIGAFDAVANAAGEVAALPFEQITDESISFSIANKMMGQVNLVRTALPYIADKGSFALISGVLTDEPILGGVIGTMINGAVEGFVKATAHELPRGIRINCISPTVLAESTAYHPYFPGFIPVAVSKVVYAYERALLGIINGRILPV; this is translated from the coding sequence ATGAAACGTACGATCGTTGTAACAGGTGCCAGTGGCACCATAGGCGCAGAATTGTCAAAGACATTGGAAAAGGCAGGCCATAAAGTTATTAGGGTATCCCGCTCGTCGGGGGATTACAAGGCTGATATCAGCGACATAGCAAGTTTGGAAACGCTCTTTAAATCGATAGGCGCTTTTGACGCTGTAGCCAACGCAGCCGGCGAAGTAGCCGCACTCCCGTTTGAACAGATCACGGATGAAAGTATTAGTTTTTCCATTGCCAATAAAATGATGGGGCAGGTTAACCTGGTGCGCACTGCTTTACCTTATATTGCAGACAAGGGTTCTTTTGCGCTGATCTCCGGTGTTTTAACGGATGAACCTATATTGGGTGGCGTTATCGGCACAATGATAAACGGGGCAGTGGAAGGGTTTGTAAAAGCAACCGCGCATGAACTGCCCCGGGGTATCCGTATCAATTGCATCAGTCCTACAGTGTTGGCAGAGTCAACAGCTTATCATCCCTATTTCCCCGGCTTTATACCAGTAGCGGTCTCGAAAGTAGTCTACGCATATGAACGGGCTTTACTGGGGATCATCAATGGCAGAATTCTTCCTGTATAG
- a CDS encoding AraC family transcriptional regulator: MEQPFVDINTIHDLHKLYSCPPPKHPLVSFLELQQISRDNFPVEETAFRLGFYAVYLKQLKGSMGYGRSHYDFDQGTLVFTAPGQAVSTQRYISYDDGWGLFFHPDLLYRTGLGKKMHGYSFFQYDANEALHVSEDEKKTLRNCADNMAQEYSQNLDKHSQELIVNNLELLLNYCSRFYDRQFLTRSKPSQDLVQQFESLLLGYFSKDSLIDDGLPDVKYFASRLNLSADYLSDLLNRYTGKTTLEHIHLQLVDKAKSLLWGTEKNISEIAFELGFEHPSHFTKVFKSKTGKSPSDYRQLN, encoded by the coding sequence ATGGAACAACCATTCGTTGATATCAATACCATACATGATCTGCATAAGCTCTACAGCTGCCCGCCGCCGAAACACCCGCTGGTTTCCTTTCTTGAGTTGCAGCAGATCAGCAGGGATAACTTTCCGGTAGAAGAAACCGCGTTCCGGCTGGGATTTTATGCCGTGTATCTGAAACAGTTAAAAGGATCAATGGGATATGGGCGCTCCCATTACGATTTTGATCAGGGCACATTGGTATTTACCGCTCCGGGGCAGGCTGTTTCAACACAGCGCTACATTTCCTATGATGATGGATGGGGATTGTTCTTCCACCCTGATTTGTTATACCGGACCGGGCTGGGCAAAAAGATGCATGGATACTCATTTTTTCAGTATGATGCCAATGAAGCGCTGCATGTGTCCGAGGATGAAAAGAAGACTTTACGTAATTGTGCGGATAATATGGCACAGGAGTATTCGCAAAACCTGGACAAGCACTCACAGGAATTGATCGTGAACAACCTTGAACTGCTGCTCAACTATTGCAGCCGTTTTTACGACCGGCAGTTCTTGACACGTTCCAAACCCAGTCAAGACCTGGTTCAGCAGTTTGAAAGCCTGCTGCTCGGCTACTTTTCAAAGGATTCGCTGATCGATGACGGACTTCCCGATGTAAAATATTTCGCATCGCGGCTCAACCTCTCTGCTGACTATCTTTCCGATCTGCTGAACAGGTACACGGGTAAAACTACCCTGGAACATATCCACCTGCAACTGGTAGATAAGGCGAAATCCCTGCTATGGGGTACAGAGAAAAACATCAGTGAAATTGCATTTGAACTGGGCTTTGAACATCCCTCTCATTTTACAAAAGTATTTAAAAGTAAGACCGGTAAGTCACCGTCGGATTACCGGCAACTGAATTGA
- a CDS encoding alpha/beta fold hydrolase encodes MNLNPNRGIRTFAMLLILIMTIFVSELQAQVSPRVQNIVLVHGAFVDGSGWQQVYEILSKKGYKVSIAQPALTTFEGDVAAVKRVINLQDGPCILVGHSYGGAVITTAGNDSLVRGLVYIAAHAPDQGESEADNGKIFPAAYKSLIKGNDGWDYIDPKMFAADFSGDLPKSKADFMANSQTPTADVVFHAIIQNPAWKTKPVWYMVAKSDRIINPELERMYAKRANSKKIVEVEGASHSVYISHSKEVADLIISAADLSQKKGTK; translated from the coding sequence ATGAATTTAAATCCCAACCGCGGCATTCGCACATTTGCAATGCTGCTTATTTTAATTATGACGATTTTCGTCTCAGAATTGCAAGCCCAGGTTTCCCCAAGAGTCCAAAACATTGTGCTTGTTCATGGTGCATTTGTAGATGGCTCCGGCTGGCAGCAGGTCTATGAAATCCTCTCCAAAAAAGGCTACAAGGTCAGCATTGCCCAGCCTGCGCTGACTACCTTTGAAGGCGATGTGGCTGCGGTAAAACGAGTAATTAACCTGCAGGACGGACCTTGTATTTTGGTAGGGCATAGCTATGGAGGTGCGGTAATAACAACGGCGGGTAATGACTCCCTGGTTCGCGGACTGGTATATATTGCCGCACATGCACCGGATCAAGGAGAATCTGAAGCTGACAACGGTAAAATTTTCCCCGCTGCTTATAAATCACTGATCAAAGGAAATGACGGCTGGGACTACATTGACCCCAAGATGTTTGCTGCTGATTTTTCTGGTGACCTGCCAAAATCAAAAGCAGATTTTATGGCCAATTCGCAGACGCCCACTGCTGACGTGGTATTCCACGCCATCATTCAAAACCCAGCCTGGAAAACAAAACCTGTTTGGTATATGGTAGCAAAATCCGACAGGATTATCAATCCGGAGTTAGAGCGGATGTATGCCAAAAGGGCTAATAGTAAAAAAATAGTGGAAGTAGAAGGTGCAAGCCATAGTGTCTATATAAGCCATTCAAAAGAGGTCGCAGACTTAATTATTTCCGCTGCTGATCTTTCTCAAAAAAAAGGGACAAAGTGA
- a CDS encoding Gfo/Idh/MocA family protein, with protein METKQTNLNRRAFLRRTATLSAFMILPRYVLGGKGYTAPSDRINIGFIGTGKQAFGLQRQFLQLPDARVIAAADVYKHKLDEFAKRAKAYYTEKSVQQDCAVYNDFGALLDNRDVNAVVIATPDHWHAIQAVMAAKAGKDIYCEKPLSLTIKEGRAMVDATRKYDRVFQTGSMQRSWPEFRQAVELVRNGYIGELKTIKVSVGPPPKPYDLPEQAIPEGLDWKSWLGPNEFVHFNSALTPSLKDSFWAKWRDYKEFGGGFMTDWGAHMFDIAQWALDMDGSGPVEVIPPDGKDYPDLTYRYANGLTMTHRDNGRKNVEFIGTEGTVDVQRGKLVTTPESLKDKKITDTDKRVYFSDNHYRDWTDAIRKRSRPICDVEVGHRTATVCTIGNIAYELGRPLKWDPEKEIFTNDREANAMLGRKMQRKWAKQLG; from the coding sequence ATGGAAACAAAGCAAACCAATTTGAACAGACGGGCGTTCTTGCGCAGAACGGCAACCCTGTCCGCTTTCATGATCCTTCCCCGCTATGTGCTGGGCGGTAAAGGTTATACCGCGCCGAGCGACCGCATCAACATCGGTTTTATCGGCACCGGCAAACAGGCTTTCGGCCTGCAGCGGCAGTTCCTTCAGCTACCGGATGCCCGCGTGATAGCGGCAGCGGATGTCTATAAACATAAGCTGGATGAATTTGCAAAACGTGCGAAGGCCTACTACACGGAAAAGTCCGTGCAGCAGGACTGTGCCGTGTACAACGATTTCGGGGCATTGCTGGATAACAGGGATGTCAATGCCGTGGTGATCGCCACACCGGACCACTGGCATGCCATACAGGCGGTGATGGCCGCCAAGGCGGGAAAAGATATCTATTGTGAAAAGCCCCTGTCGCTCACCATCAAAGAAGGCCGTGCCATGGTGGATGCCACCAGGAAATACGACCGGGTTTTCCAGACCGGCAGCATGCAGCGCTCCTGGCCGGAATTCCGGCAGGCGGTGGAACTGGTGCGCAATGGCTACATCGGGGAATTGAAGACCATCAAAGTGAGCGTAGGCCCTCCGCCGAAGCCCTACGACCTGCCGGAACAGGCTATTCCGGAGGGGCTGGACTGGAAGAGCTGGCTGGGGCCAAATGAATTTGTGCACTTCAATTCCGCACTTACACCTTCCCTGAAAGACAGCTTCTGGGCAAAGTGGCGGGACTATAAAGAATTTGGCGGCGGTTTCATGACGGACTGGGGCGCACATATGTTCGACATCGCGCAATGGGCGCTGGATATGGATGGCAGCGGTCCCGTTGAAGTGATACCGCCGGACGGCAAAGACTATCCTGATCTGACCTACCGTTACGCCAACGGTCTGACCATGACGCACCGGGACAATGGCCGCAAGAACGTGGAATTCATCGGTACCGAAGGCACCGTGGATGTACAGCGCGGCAAGCTGGTGACCACGCCGGAATCGCTCAAAGACAAAAAAATAACGGATACGGATAAACGCGTGTACTTCAGCGATAATCATTACCGGGACTGGACGGATGCGATCCGCAAGCGCAGCAGGCCGATCTGTGATGTGGAAGTTGGTCATCGCACCGCTACCGTTTGCACTATCGGCAACATCGCCTACGAACTGGGAAGGCCGCTGAAGTGGGACCCGGAAAAGGAAATATTTACCAACGACCGGGAAGCCAACGCCATGCTGGGGCGGAAGATGCAGCGGAAATGGGCGAAACAGCTGGGGTAA
- a CDS encoding VOC family protein, which produces MATVNPYLNFAGNTEEAFNFYKSVFGGEFSFLQRFKDTPHAGELPAEEQDKIMHIALPIGENMVLMATDTLKSMGQSVHPGDNMSLAISPDNREDTERYFNALADGGKVVMPLEDVFWGAYFGMLVDKFGIQWMVNFEAKQ; this is translated from the coding sequence ATGGCAACTGTAAATCCTTATCTGAACTTCGCCGGCAATACCGAAGAAGCGTTCAATTTCTACAAGTCCGTTTTCGGCGGCGAGTTCTCCTTTTTACAACGTTTCAAAGACACGCCGCATGCCGGGGAATTACCGGCGGAAGAGCAGGACAAGATCATGCATATTGCGCTGCCTATTGGCGAGAACATGGTACTGATGGCCACCGATACGCTGAAATCCATGGGCCAGAGCGTTCATCCCGGAGACAACATGTCACTCGCTATTTCGCCTGACAACCGCGAAGATACGGAACGTTACTTCAATGCGCTGGCTGACGGCGGCAAGGTGGTGATGCCACTGGAAGATGTGTTCTGGGGCGCATACTTCGGTATGTTGGTAGATAAATTCGGCATCCAGTGGATGGTTAACTTTGAAGCGAAGCAGTAA
- a CDS encoding ABC transporter ATP-binding protein, producing MSLLQVSDIRKQEGSFQLKDISFTQEKFQKVAIAGVSGSGKSTLLKIIAGLVQPDEGQVLFEGEKVKGPNDKLIPGHPGIAYLSQHFELRNNYRMEELLGYANRLPEEEAARLYEICRISHLLKRKNDQLSGGEKQRIALARLLVTLPRLLLLDEPFSNLDLIHRGILKSVIRDLGEQLNITCLLVSHEPTDMLPWADRLFVIHNGQIIQQGSPQEVYLQPVNEYAAGLFGSYNLVDPAIMNRVAPEGKLLFTRPEQFKIVAGGQKILPAAIDSVYFFGNYYEMEVDLGGQHIFIRTNHGHFRKGDVIYLSLPEGGDWYL from the coding sequence ATGAGTTTATTGCAAGTATCAGATATCCGCAAGCAGGAAGGGAGCTTTCAACTGAAAGACATCAGCTTTACGCAGGAGAAATTTCAGAAAGTGGCTATAGCGGGTGTTTCCGGCTCGGGCAAAAGTACATTGCTGAAGATCATTGCCGGGCTTGTGCAGCCGGATGAAGGGCAGGTGCTGTTTGAGGGTGAAAAGGTGAAAGGGCCGAATGACAAGCTGATACCCGGCCATCCGGGGATCGCCTATCTTTCGCAGCACTTCGAGCTGCGGAATAATTACCGGATGGAGGAATTGCTGGGGTATGCCAACAGGCTTCCGGAAGAAGAGGCCGCAAGGCTGTACGAGATCTGCCGGATCAGCCATTTGCTGAAACGCAAGAACGACCAGCTTTCCGGCGGCGAGAAACAGCGCATTGCGCTGGCGAGGCTGCTGGTGACCTTACCCCGGCTGTTGCTGCTCGATGAACCTTTCTCCAACCTGGACCTGATACACCGCGGCATACTGAAATCCGTTATCAGGGATCTGGGCGAGCAGTTGAACATCACTTGCCTGCTGGTATCCCATGAGCCTACCGATATGCTGCCCTGGGCAGACCGTCTTTTTGTGATCCATAACGGGCAGATCATTCAGCAGGGTAGTCCGCAGGAGGTGTACCTGCAACCGGTGAATGAATATGCCGCAGGGTTGTTCGGCAGCTATAACCTTGTTGATCCCGCCATCATGAACAGGGTAGCGCCGGAGGGAAAGCTGCTGTTCACCCGGCCGGAGCAGTTCAAGATCGTGGCGGGAGGGCAAAAGATATTGCCAGCTGCCATTGACAGTGTGTATTTCTTCGGCAATTATTATGAAATGGAAGTTGACCTGGGCGGGCAGCATATCTTCATCAGAACAAATCATGGTCATTTCAGGAAAGGGGACGTTATTTACCTTTCCCTGCCGGAAGGAGGGGACTGGTACCTTTGA
- a CDS encoding SMP-30/gluconolactonase/LRE family protein, producing the protein MKTTIFFLLALCGIPAQAQTDTLQAQLVSGQFAFTEGPAHDKHGNVFFTDQPNNRIWKYSTDGQLTLFMDNAGRSNGLYIDKKGNIIACADEHNQLWSISPKGKVTVLLSDYEGQKMNGPNDLWITPTGGIYFTDPYYQRNYWTRQKGEIEGQKVYFLPKGKKTPVIATDDIKKPNGIIGSKDGKHVFVADIGASKIYRYTVQPDGTLGERLLFTDQLADGMTIDEAGNIYTCGHGVSVYNPEGKLIRYVKVPEKWTANACFGGKDRDILFITASTGVYTVKMPVKGIK; encoded by the coding sequence ATGAAAACAACAATCTTCTTTTTGCTCGCCCTCTGCGGCATACCCGCACAGGCACAGACAGACACCCTGCAGGCCCAACTGGTATCCGGCCAGTTCGCCTTTACCGAAGGCCCCGCGCACGACAAACACGGCAATGTGTTCTTCACCGATCAGCCCAACAACCGGATATGGAAGTACAGCACCGATGGCCAGCTCACCCTGTTCATGGACAATGCCGGCCGCTCCAACGGATTGTATATCGATAAAAAAGGCAACATCATCGCCTGCGCGGATGAACATAACCAGCTCTGGTCCATCTCTCCGAAAGGCAAGGTAACCGTGCTGCTGAGCGATTACGAAGGACAAAAAATGAACGGCCCCAACGACCTCTGGATCACGCCAACAGGCGGCATCTACTTTACCGATCCGTATTATCAGCGCAACTACTGGACCCGGCAAAAAGGTGAAATAGAGGGACAGAAAGTGTACTTCCTCCCCAAAGGCAAAAAAACGCCGGTCATCGCAACGGACGATATCAAAAAGCCCAACGGCATCATCGGCTCAAAAGACGGGAAACATGTTTTTGTGGCGGATATCGGCGCCAGCAAGATCTACCGGTACACCGTACAGCCGGATGGCACCCTGGGGGAACGCCTGCTGTTTACCGATCAGCTGGCGGATGGCATGACGATCGATGAAGCAGGCAATATCTATACCTGCGGCCACGGCGTTTCTGTTTACAATCCTGAAGGCAAATTGATCCGCTACGTTAAAGTACCGGAAAAATGGACGGCGAACGCCTGTTTCGGGGGGAAAGACAGGGACATCCTGTTCATTACGGCATCTACCGGCGTTTATACCGTAAAAATGCCGGTAAAGGGGATAAAATGA